Below is a genomic region from Patagioenas fasciata isolate bPatFas1 chromosome 5, bPatFas1.hap1, whole genome shotgun sequence.
TGCTGAGACTGAATCACATAACAGCAGTGCTCATTCTCACCAGAGGCCCCAGGTCAGCAGTGAACATGTTGCAGACCTGCAGGACGTTCTCACCAGCACACAGAAAACCTGAGGCAGCACCTGGAGTTAAACCGGGATGGTTCTTGCTCTCAACCCCTAGTTCAGTGCCCTAGTCTGCACCTTGCTTTATTGTTACATATAGAATAAAATAACGCATGTAGCATGGAGAAATTTACAGCTCATTAGTGCAGGTATGCGGAAGTTTAAGAAGCCAACAGGTATGGTTTCAGCAAAGCAACAACAGAGTTTGTCTTGTGTCAGCATCCTGGAGGAGCTAGAACGATttttcctccaaaaaaaaaaaaccaccattccAAAACAAAGTACTCTGAGAGATTTAAATGAACCGGCTATGTTGAAAACAAGAAAGCACTTTCATGTGTTACAGTATCCTTCACTAAAAAGATGTAGCTCAGCTTCAGGCTCTAATCGCTGCATACTGTTTGACCTGCAGTTTCAATGCAACAAATGAAAATTATAGCTGGCACCATCCTCGGTGTAAAGATGAGCCCCATCTCTGGGGCTACCTGTTTTGCGTGAATGCATCATAATATACAGTGTTTCACAGTACAGGAAATAGCTCTGCAGAATGGTGGCTTCTTAATAAATTGTcactgcaagaaaataaaaatatcagagtGAAAGGACATCAGCTAGGAGGGCTGCAGCAGCCATTTAGCTTAGCATTACAGCAATGACCTTTGTGTCCTAAAAACCCACCAGAACCGAAACACGAGTGTTCAACAACATAATGAATTTTGTCGCCTGAGTTTCCATTTTTACTAGGCATATCACACAAGTCAACGCAATTGCCTGCCTGACACACTGGCAAAAAAAGTCGGTTCTTTACCCAGTGAGGGACAGCATGTGCAGAGGAGGCTGTGCTGAGGCATCTTAGCCCCTCTGCGTCCATGTTTGGCTGCAAGGAGCTGGATGCAGCTGCTTGTCCTGCACTggtttgaagggtttttttgttggatgTGGGAATACATGCCAGATGTAGAAAGGATGCTAAGATAGAATGTGTACTCTGCTTGCTCTGAATATGGAGCCCTGGGCAACGCTTTGACCAGCATGTCCCCACATGTCTCACCAGGCCTTCCCAGACTCACGTGAGAAGTACCCCAAGCTGTCCAAAAGACTGCCATCGATCGTGGTGGAGCCAACCGAGTCCGGGGAGGTGGAGAGTGGGGAGCTGCGCTGGCCTCCTGAGGACCTGAAATCAGCCGAAGACAAAGGTCTTCATGGTGACCAAAGAGTCtgtgtccagcagcagcagcagcagatggatCTGGAAGGTCTGGAAGAGTAATTTTCATCCTTGTTCCCCATTGTCACAATTTCAGCCACGCCATGCACTGAAGTTAACAGGATACCAAAGAGCAGTAGGTGCTTGAAGATGCCCAGAAACACCTGCACTGGAGAAGGAGTCCTGTGGACTAAAAATTTCCTTCTAGCTTCTCAGCACATGGTGCTTTCATCTGCATGAGGCTCATTCCTAGCCACTCGCGTGGCCCACAGGCAGTTTACTGCACATTAGCAGTTCACTCTAGGAAGCAGTGATCCTGTTTAGTAGCTTGTGTCTACCTCCCTGTCTCCTAGCCTAGAAGTGAAGTATTTAACAGCTGCACATTTTCAAAGCATCCTGGTGTCCCAGGAATGCATTAGTGTAGCAGGAGCTCACAAATACGTACACACAACTAGTAGTGTCACTGTGGGGTAAATATGGCTAATGACAAGAGCTTGTTGGAGTGTAGCTTACATAAGGAATACTGCAGTATGGAActggtctgtttgtttgtttgtttttcatctcagtgctctccttttctctttaagAGCATGAGAGTTCCCATTTCAGTGCACCAACATTTGCCACCCAAAAGCCCAGAGACAGCAGCTGGGATGGGGTGCAAGCTGCACCTTCCCTTATCTTAAAAGGGGTGATGACAAATGGTCTGATCTTGAAGTGTCAAATCACCTGTTATTCCAGTTGGCCTTTTGGGGTGGTGGCAACCATGGGGTTTGATCATTCAAGAAGGAATATGAGCCACCCAATCTATAGCTTGACCACCAGGTTGCACATTGTGGCCTAACATATCAGCAGGGAATCGAATGAAAGCTGTTGTACCTGTATGGGGAAATAAACACTGATGAACCATTTCCTTGCAGATACCTTAGTGCACCCGGGTCAAGAAGTGGAAGACAGTACAGATACTctggaaagcagaactgaagaGGACAAGTAGGGACTCCATGGCCTCCAAAGTGAAACTTCATTGTGAATGTTGTTGGAAAGCTAACACACTCTGAAGACATGTCAAAGTAATCTGTATTTAAATCTGCAAGGTTTTTATTTAGTTAGTACCTGGTAAGAAGCGTCTGGGCTTTAGAACTGTTCTTTTTGACGTTTTGATTTTCAGGCTGGGATTCatattatttgtttaatttttccttgGGAAACTGTGGGACGTGTTAGGAAATATGAGATTATCAAGGAAAAAATGCTCCTAATTTCAATTAGCACATTTCATTGGATTTACCTTTTTCAATCAAGGCTGCTTTCAGGTATCAACAGCAGGACAAAGGGGTTACATTTCTACAGGAGGGATGTCTTAAATCTAAAACCTTTCTTGTTTTTAGCCATTTAAAACTAGCACTGTGATATTATGGACAATAGATGTAATATAATGTCACCATTTGATTTTGTATCTTTTGTATAGAGACACAAGTGTAAGATTTGCCTCCAGGCTGCTGCCCTGGGGCAGCCCAGAGcagttctctccctttggcttaaCCTGTGCAAATTTGAATGAACCAGCCTTTTCTTAGCCGCCTTTTCAATAAGGCTAATGCTTGGGAAACGCTTTCTCGCTGTACATTGATGAAGCAGATTAGCTAGTAGCCGGTGCTTGTGGAGTGAGGCTGTCTGTTTGTAGGCTTGGTGGGGTGGATCGTGCTGTTTGTGCACTCTTGAGGCCCAGGTCCAGCCATGGTGTGGGGTGTGTTCCTCTCCCTTGAAGCCAATGAGATGGCTCCCGCTTCTGCCAGGGCTGGATTTGTCCTGCCTTGCTAATAGAAATTGTTGTGACAATTCTTTTGGTATGTTTTGTGTATAATGTAGGTGCAGAGGCCCAGCTGTTCCTCCCTCATCCCGAGCTGGGCAGTGGTTGCGAGTGGGTGACGGGCACTCCATAGCACGGTCCATACCTGCTCTCCATTTTGGCCGATTCCAGGTCCTCCCCATGCCACCCACAATAGGAGGGGGTGGAGGAGGATCCAGGTGGTGGGACATACACCTGCCTCCCTCCTGCCCGACTGGTGATGCCGGTGGGAGCAGAGGTGCCGGGGTGACCTCGCCCACAGCGCATCCCACTTGGCTTTGGTTGCAGGGCCACCTCCTGGAGACCAGAGCTTATGGTGGGACAAGCTGTCTCTGGACACCTCGGGCTTCCAGTGGATTTTCCTTGGGGATTTGGGGGCCATTTTGACAGGGGTGAACCCATTCCTGCACAGGGACCTCTCAGAGAGTCCCTCCCACTGTCCCCGGAGAGGCACCAATCTAATCCCAAAACGCTACCTTTTGGACAGTGTTGGTGGAGGTAGATAATGCGTGTACTCAAAAGGGTTTGACTCTGTCAGTGATGAGTGTGCTGTAAGCTATGAAGTTGGCTTCCTCCATCTCTGCAGAATGGGTTCTGTACTTTCAATTAATGTTGCAGCCAGAAGAAGCCTCTCACTGTAGGTGGAATGAAATAACAGGATTTCTTCCAGTGTTAACTCCTAGATTGACTTCcaagtgctttcttttctccagtaaTAATTTCCTCTAATGATAACTTTTAATTGTGTAATGGTGGGCAAAATTTACTGGTCAGATGTATTAATAAGTTTATACCTTCTTAGCAACCAAATTTAATATATTTACTTACAAATAATTCTGTGCAATGAATGTTTAATACAAAGGAAAGAGACTATTTTACTTCAAAGCAACATTAATTTATGTACAAAACTATAGCTTATTATTTGGGATGTTTGGGATCTAAACCCCTTTTTATAAGCAGTGTAGTATAGTATAACATGATCCTTAAGTTAAACTTTGCTGTCTCAACCTGTATAACAATCTGTTTTGCCTTCTTGATGTAGACTCTCTTCCTTACACtgtcatggattttttttgttgatgaGTGGGATTCTGGTCAGAGCACCGAATTTCGCCAGAACAACTAAAGGTTTCAGAGCACCTCCTAAATCTGGCTGCCCTCTCAGTCACCTCCTTCACTGGTGACAGTTTTCTGGTAAAGCCAATGCAACAAGAACAAGCTCAAGCTGCGTTTTCGGGCAGCACCTGAGCAGCGAGAGGAGGTCCCCTGCTCAGCCCCATCTGCAGCTGGTTGTGGTGGGAGGAAAGCTGCGCTGGCAAGGCGGCCGGGCGGATGCGAGGTGCTCTTTAAACACTGTTTTTGCATCAACCGTTAAGAAGTTTCACAaaactctgggggaaaaaaaacaacaacggtGACGACATATTTTTAGCTGTGTGATTTCCTTTCAATCTGCGTCTGCCCAGCTCTGTGAGGAATGACGTTAGACATATCACTAAACTTGCTTTTCGCTTTGTAAAAGGAAAAACAGTTGTTGGGAACACTTCCCCCAATTTTATGTGCTCTCTATCTGCTTTCAGACACTCCCTCCCTTCCTGCTCTGGATGGCTCTTATCCTATTTCCACCTGAGGTCAATGGCACTTCCCTAAATAAGTTTCCCAAAGAAACAACGAAATTCTACATAAACCCTGAGAAAAACACCATGCAGCAGTACTTTTTACATCCTAGTATGTAAAGCTACACCCATATAGAAATGCCAGATTTTCTCCTTCCAGCCTAATTActcctctgttttcctttccGTCTTAATGCTGCTCCCTTGAAGTATTTTACCTGAAGCAAATGGATACTTCAGACTAAGCTTTCTCCTAAAGCCGTGTGGCCTCATTTTAACCACGCAAAGCCAAACTCCTCctcccatttttatttttctgaacatgGGCCAAAGGCCCTAGAATAGGAGAGCAAGAtagagaaaaaaatggttttatACAAACAAGACCTATTTATTCAACTTGCTGGCCTATGAATGTCCACTTAATTTGTCTGTGTGCAAGTGTTGTCTCTCTAATAAACTCAAtagttgttttgtatttttttctggattaAAAGCTTTGtagaaactaaaaagaaaaaaaaaaaagacattcagtCATATTTTTCTAGTCTGGCTTGTAGAATATTTCATGTAGTGCAGAAAGGAAGTTTTATGGAGTAAGACATTGTTGGATTTTGCTCTATTTCAGTTCTTTCTAATTTTGTAAAATGCCACCTGTACATAATACTCTACTAATGTATGTCATGTAGATGTATTACACCATTTAGCCTATTAAATGCCTATACTGGACCGACTGGAAGAAGTAATGTGTCCACAGTGTCTCGGTTTAAAAATACAAAGGGTTGTTTGTGGTGGTGTGCAGCTCCCGTCCTATCACTCATACCCACGTGCTCCTTCTCAGACAAATTGAGATTTACATTAGTAGCAGTTGCTGTTTCCATCTCTTTCCTTCAAGCCCTTCCTAAACCAGGCAGCTCAACATTCGCTGCTTCTGTCTTGGGATTTCCTTGCTGCCCTGCTTGATGCGGCCCCTTTGCCCTGGCTGGGACCCTGCCCCTGTGCCTGCAGCGAGTCAGCTGGCTCATCTGCCTTCACCTTTTAATGTcatgcacatttttaacattttctggAAAGTCTATTGTGGAGCCCAGCAGGAACTCACATTACTGGAAACCTATACGCCGTGCAAGGAGAGCAGTGTCATGTGGCAGAGAAGATGAGAGGCAGAGATAATCTGCCACTGAACAACCAATTTTTTCCCGAAAAGTCAAGTTACCAAAAAAGCAAAGGATCAGATTACTGGAGGCTGAGACTGCCACTTACTTTTGTGGTTCAAAAGCAGCTGCTGCATTCCAAGATGGGTATATCAGCGTGGCAAAAAGCTTTGCTTGGGGTCAAAGCCAGTTTCGCCCCAGCATGATTAGGGAAATTTTCTGTGTCCAGGTGGGAGGCAATGACCCCAGCTTTGGGACTTGGCAGTGCTTGCAAACCTGATGCTTAATGTCACTCAGTACTGGAGTTTCCATGCACCGTGCATGGAAAAATCTCACGTCCAGGCATATATTACCCTGGGGGTGGGGTGGCAGAGTGACCAACGCTGCCTCCTTCTCATGTCCCTAGGAGCCTTCCCTTCCTTCTGGGGTTTTCCTGCGTGGTGTGTGGTGTTCATGTACATAAGGATGCAACAGGTGCTACCTGATGGCTCCAGGGGATGCAATTTAAACTGGTGCTGGTTTTATGTCGCTGTGAGATCTGTGCTGAGTCCTGGCTGTTCTCTTTCCTTGAGGCTGAAGGCAGGGGGAGGTTTTCTGTAATTAACTATATAGGATGAACATCAGAACACTGTTGTCTTGCTCCTAACATATTTTAAACTTAAATCCACTGGATCCTCAGGTTTATTTAATGTTATCCCATCGATATATTATGAGATATTTTCATTTGTCTTTGATTAGACGTCTGCTTAGTAGTTCTTTCTTTTTAGATGTATTCTGTTTGATTCACCTGTCTAAAGGATCAAATACCATTTTCAGTGGAATTAACCTTTATTTATACCACTAGTAAGAGATGAAAATTGTTTTTGTTGATGTGAAACTGAAAAATGTCATGTCTAAATCAAATCAATCCTAATTAGTATTTTtaccttcccccccaaaaaaaaaaaaccaaaaacaacaaacaatatTTTTGTGAATTCTTTTGTGGAGAAAAGTGATCCTTGGCAGCTACAGGGAGCCATGACTCTCATAACAAACATCACGGCCCTCACATTTATGTTATAAAAGCTGTTACTCACATGCACTGCTTCCATCACAAATTAGAGCAGGGCACCCTTCTTCCCATTATCTTTGAAAACATATTGTGGCTTCCATTTCAGAGACAGTAACTCTCCAAAGTTTATATTCACTCAGTTCTGGAAAAATAGGATTTTAACAAAACGTTTCtggttttctctctttaaaaacaaaacaaaacaaaaaaccaacccagaACAACAAACAACTTGAAATATTAAAAAGTTGTAATTTTCCTCTAAGAATGCTGATAAAACATTTTCCTCCATTTTGTCCAATGTTTCTGCCATGAAGAGTCCAAAAACTCGACATCTAACCTGAGCAGACGGCCCTTCTGGAGACCCTCCCTGAGCTCACCTGGGAGCTGGGCAGGAGTGGGGTCTCCAGGGAGGTGGGGACACACACCAGGAGCTGCTCTCCTCATGTTCAGCTTTCAGACCCCAGACCTTATTCTACGAAGGACAAGGATCTTTTCATCCTGCCTGACAATTCATGCCCACACACC
It encodes:
- the LBHD2 gene encoding LBH domain-containing protein 2: MTEVMNTREPVMEEFALSQSPEEEGGPSSQAFPDSREKYPKLSKRLPSIVVEPTESGEVESGELRWPPEDLKSAEDKGLHGDQRVCVQQQQQQMDLEDTLVHPGQEVEDSTDTLESRTEEDK